A window of the Mucilaginibacter sp. cycad4 genome harbors these coding sequences:
- a CDS encoding alginate lyase family protein produces the protein MGYNKKTLFAFLMLLLSFSLRAQENNKTKFVHPGILNTRASLDFISAQLKAGDTMRTAAYQKVLDFIKDHEYPASFPSTIVVGSNGATSPSKTQIRKDCELVYAFALAWAATGNTDYAQKAIGLLNGWAYAFKDYGLLEGKTNPNQPDLEASWTTPSFVAAAEIIRCYKVKGKSAGWAAADIEQFCKYLINIKDNYINKIPDYKNNWDASAGYAKMAIGVFLNDEAAYREGYDLLVKELPNIIQPDGTLPELCVRKDCVHYQYSLTAYTYAAAIAKIRGDNSLWEIGSKNISLGYDFMRKAYEQKTGCDYCNLNSRIFPGVEVAYGHYNTDNLKYLRGLQAPLGVPIDNTFLGFTTYTHYKIKGL, from the coding sequence ATGGGATATAATAAAAAAACCTTATTCGCATTCCTGATGCTGCTCTTAAGCTTTAGCCTGCGAGCACAGGAAAACAATAAAACCAAATTTGTGCACCCTGGTATTTTAAATACCAGGGCCAGTTTGGACTTCATCAGCGCACAGCTAAAAGCCGGTGATACCATGCGTACAGCGGCCTACCAAAAGGTGCTTGATTTTATTAAAGATCATGAGTATCCAGCTTCATTTCCATCAACCATCGTAGTAGGTTCAAATGGGGCTACATCGCCGTCAAAAACACAGATCAGGAAAGATTGTGAGTTGGTTTATGCCTTTGCATTGGCCTGGGCTGCTACCGGTAATACAGACTATGCCCAAAAAGCAATTGGTTTACTGAACGGTTGGGCTTACGCCTTTAAAGATTACGGCCTGCTGGAAGGGAAAACCAATCCAAACCAACCCGATCTTGAAGCATCATGGACTACCCCGAGTTTTGTTGCTGCCGCCGAGATCATCAGGTGTTATAAAGTTAAAGGCAAATCTGCCGGATGGGCTGCTGCTGATATTGAGCAGTTTTGTAAATATCTTATTAACATAAAGGATAATTACATTAACAAGATCCCGGATTATAAAAACAACTGGGACGCATCAGCAGGTTATGCAAAAATGGCAATCGGGGTATTTTTAAATGATGAGGCAGCTTACCGGGAGGGCTACGATCTTTTAGTAAAAGAGTTACCCAACATCATTCAACCAGACGGGACCCTGCCTGAGCTATGCGTGCGTAAAGACTGTGTGCATTACCAATATTCGTTAACGGCCTATACGTATGCTGCTGCAATTGCCAAAATAAGGGGAGATAACAGTTTATGGGAAATCGGATCAAAAAACATCAGTCTTGGATATGATTTTATGCGGAAGGCCTACGAGCAAAAAACCGGCTGCGATTACTGCAACTTAAACAGCCGCATTTTTCCGGGTGTTGAGGTTGCTTACGGCCATTATAACACCGATAACTTAAAATATTTAAGAGGCTTACAAGCGCCGCTCGGCGTCCCTATCGATAACACCTTTTTAGGTTTTACTACTTATACCCATTACAAGATTAAGGGGTTATAA
- a CDS encoding class I fructose-bisphosphate aldolase has translation MELQSLKNIAKQLMAGNKGLLAMDESTATCNKRFKALNIPQTEEYRRKYRDLIVNTPKLEEAISGAILFDETIRQSTVDGKLFIDILKEKGIIPGIKVDESARDMDGFPGEKITEGLDGLPERLAEYYKMGARFAKWRAVITIGENTPTSGSIKANAFLLARYAIICQEAGIVPIVEPEVLMDGDHSLQTCADVTNEVLHTVFNQLYQQRVNFEGMILKPNMIVPGIKAAQQDSANVVADATINCFLRCVPASVPGIAFLSGGQSPELASERLNAMHIRFKDKMPWALTFSYSRAVQQPALEKWGGSDENIEEAQRLLYERAHINTIARDGKYTPAMEKHSVA, from the coding sequence ATGGAACTGCAAAGCCTGAAAAATATCGCAAAACAGCTGATGGCCGGGAATAAAGGCCTTTTGGCAATGGACGAAAGCACCGCTACCTGTAATAAACGTTTTAAAGCGTTGAATATCCCTCAAACGGAGGAGTACCGCCGCAAATACCGCGACCTGATTGTAAACACACCAAAGCTGGAAGAAGCAATAAGCGGAGCTATTTTGTTTGATGAAACAATAAGGCAAAGTACCGTGGATGGTAAGTTGTTTATCGATATATTGAAGGAGAAGGGGATCATCCCCGGCATTAAGGTAGATGAAAGTGCCCGGGATATGGATGGTTTCCCGGGAGAAAAAATAACCGAGGGCCTTGACGGCTTGCCGGAACGCTTAGCCGAATATTATAAAATGGGTGCCCGTTTTGCCAAGTGGCGCGCGGTGATTACGATAGGTGAAAATACCCCGACGAGCGGCAGTATCAAAGCCAATGCTTTTCTGCTGGCCCGTTACGCAATCATTTGCCAGGAAGCCGGCATAGTACCCATTGTAGAACCCGAAGTTTTAATGGATGGCGACCATTCACTTCAAACCTGTGCCGATGTAACCAATGAGGTTTTGCATACTGTATTTAACCAGTTGTACCAGCAAAGGGTGAATTTTGAAGGAATGATCTTAAAACCTAATATGATTGTGCCAGGCATTAAAGCTGCACAGCAGGATAGCGCAAATGTGGTAGCCGATGCTACTATCAATTGTTTTCTGCGTTGTGTACCAGCCTCGGTACCCGGCATCGCATTCCTTTCGGGCGGGCAATCTCCCGAACTGGCCTCCGAACGGTTAAACGCTATGCACATACGTTTCAAAGATAAAATGCCCTGGGCCTTAACATTCTCCTATTCAAGAGCAGTGCAGCAACCTGCTCTTGAAAAATGGGGCGGAAGCGATGAAAATATCGAAGAAGCACAAAGGTTACTTTACGAGCGTGCCCATATCAATACCATAGCCCGTGATGGCAAATATACACCGGCGATGGAAAAACACTCGGTAGCTTAA
- the msrB gene encoding peptide-methionine (R)-S-oxide reductase MsrB, producing MKTAYIIAALFFLATGVFAQQSKTIKGHENNPYYSNTDTRHLNVPNAEWKKILPTALYATAREQETERAFTGKYWNKDTKGTYYCAVCGNKLFRSDAKFASDCGWPSFYEPVRKNSVIYKEDNSYGMQRTEVICARCDSHLGHIFDDGPPPTHKRFCMNSVSLDFVPEGFGL from the coding sequence ATGAAAACGGCATATATTATAGCAGCCCTGTTCTTTTTAGCTACAGGTGTATTTGCGCAGCAGTCCAAAACTATAAAAGGGCACGAAAACAATCCTTATTACTCCAATACCGATACCCGGCATTTGAATGTACCCAACGCCGAGTGGAAAAAGATCCTGCCGACTGCTTTGTACGCCACCGCGAGAGAACAGGAAACAGAACGCGCGTTTACCGGTAAATACTGGAATAAAGATACCAAGGGCACGTACTATTGCGCCGTTTGCGGCAACAAGCTTTTCCGCTCGGATGCTAAGTTTGCAAGTGATTGCGGCTGGCCAAGCTTTTATGAGCCGGTACGCAAAAACAGTGTGATCTACAAAGAAGATAACTCGTACGGCATGCAGCGTACCGAGGTGATTTGCGCCCGCTGTGATTCACACCTCGGGCATATATTTGATGACGGTCCGCCGCCGACACATAAAAGGTTTTGTATGAATTCTGTTTCTCTTGATTTTGTGCCTGAAGGGTTTGGACTGTAA
- the msrA gene encoding peptide-methionine (S)-S-oxide reductase MsrA — MKKIICSIAVLLTVCFSVSASARKKVLDTATFATGCFWCTEAKFQQLKGVEKVISGFSGGHVANPSYELVCTGTTGHAEACNIIYDPAKITYDELLAAFFVAHDPTQLNRQGNDVGTQYRSAIFYHNAQQKQKAQYYITRLNAEKAYKDPIVTQVVPYKAFYKAEDYHQNYFNQNGSQPYCKYVIQPELEKFKKVFKDKLKQ; from the coding sequence ATGAAAAAAATAATTTGTTCAATAGCCGTGCTGTTAACGGTTTGTTTCTCCGTATCGGCATCTGCCCGTAAAAAAGTATTAGATACCGCCACTTTTGCTACCGGCTGCTTCTGGTGCACCGAAGCCAAATTTCAGCAACTAAAAGGGGTAGAAAAAGTGATCTCCGGATTTTCCGGAGGGCATGTGGCCAACCCATCCTATGAATTGGTTTGTACCGGTACAACCGGTCATGCAGAAGCCTGCAATATTATCTACGACCCCGCAAAAATCACGTATGACGAGTTGCTGGCTGCATTTTTTGTGGCGCATGACCCAACGCAATTAAACAGGCAGGGTAATGATGTAGGCACACAATACCGGTCGGCTATATTTTATCATAATGCTCAGCAAAAGCAAAAGGCCCAGTATTACATCACCAGGCTGAATGCCGAAAAAGCTTATAAAGATCCGATAGTAACACAGGTAGTTCCATACAAAGCTTTTTACAAAGCTGAAGACTATCACCAAAACTATTTTAACCAGAACGGCAGTCAGCCATATTGTAAATATGTGATCCAACCCGAGTTAGAAAAATTTAAAAAGGTGTTTAAAGATAAACTCAAGCAATAA
- the ligD gene encoding DNA ligase D, whose amino-acid sequence MSLEKYAEKRDFSKTLEPKAGRSKDKDHLMFVIQKHDASRLHYDFRLEMDGVLKSWAIPKGPSTDPKVKRLAMMVEDHPFDYRNFEGLIPKGEYGGGTVIVWDEGTYEPIEEIKGKKAQEKHLLKQLESGSVKIKLHGEKLEGEYALVKTHGMGENGWLLIKHNDRFASVKDITKEDKSILSGKTIESMEKTSEKVWQHGREEDVEKPEKTGKKKALNEPVEQLEKKVDTIDTEDFDVEQLLKQAPESKAPTKIKPMKATLVDEPFDDPDWLYEVKWDGYRAIAMIDKKGAELISRNNLPFDKYYPINKLLKDWQINAVIDGEVLVLNDKGVSDFGALQNWRSEADGNLVYYVFDILWYEGKNLMGLPLKQRQAILSAVLPTNDDRIRQSKVFDTGGIEFFNAAERIGLEGIIAKKASSVYTSDLRSKEWLKIKVHRRQEVIIAGFTKNAGTSKSFSALILALYDDKGKLQYAGKVGTGFSDKLQKEMMEQFKPLITDKSPFEVEPDVDKPSRFRPQRLGAKPTWLKPELVCEVAFAEVTGDGVFRQASFKGMRTDKKTKDVVLETPKPTAETVEEAEGADNDTHAKAIKPVKNTDRKTLLNPKDETQVRKICGHELKFTHLSKVYWPEDGVTKRDMFNYYYQAAEYILPYLKDRPMSLNRFPNGIHGPSFYQKDVKGKAPDWITKTFPYTTSEGEHKEYLVGSDESYLLWMASLGCIEMNPWFSRVKSPDNPDYCVIDLDPDKNTFDQVIAAALEVKKVLDAVDVPSCCKTSGSTGMHIYIPLGAKYDYDQSQMFARLVVGIVHKQIPDYTSLERMVAKRNGKMYLDFLQNRPGATIAGPYSLRPKPGATVSMPLHWDEVKPGLTMKDFTIFNSIDRLKETGDLFKGVLAKGIDLEKTIKKAKSVFE is encoded by the coding sequence ATGAGCCTGGAAAAGTATGCAGAAAAACGCGATTTTAGCAAAACCCTTGAGCCCAAAGCGGGGAGAAGCAAAGATAAGGACCACCTGATGTTTGTGATCCAAAAACATGACGCATCGCGTTTACACTATGATTTCAGGCTTGAAATGGATGGTGTGCTTAAAAGCTGGGCCATACCTAAAGGCCCTTCAACCGATCCAAAAGTTAAGCGCCTTGCTATGATGGTTGAGGACCATCCTTTTGATTACCGGAATTTTGAAGGCCTGATCCCCAAAGGTGAATACGGCGGCGGTACCGTTATAGTTTGGGATGAGGGCACTTATGAACCCATTGAAGAAATCAAAGGCAAAAAAGCACAGGAAAAACACCTGCTTAAACAACTCGAATCCGGCTCGGTGAAAATCAAACTCCATGGCGAAAAGCTGGAGGGTGAATACGCCCTTGTTAAAACCCATGGTATGGGCGAAAATGGCTGGCTGCTCATTAAGCATAATGACCGATTTGCTTCGGTTAAAGACATTACCAAAGAAGATAAATCTATCCTATCCGGCAAAACCATCGAAAGTATGGAAAAAACCAGCGAAAAGGTTTGGCAGCACGGGCGTGAAGAGGATGTAGAAAAACCTGAAAAAACAGGTAAAAAAAAAGCCCTGAACGAACCGGTTGAACAACTGGAAAAGAAAGTAGATACCATCGATACGGAGGATTTTGATGTTGAGCAACTGCTTAAACAAGCCCCTGAATCAAAAGCGCCGACTAAGATAAAGCCAATGAAGGCCACTCTTGTAGATGAGCCCTTTGATGACCCCGACTGGCTTTACGAGGTTAAATGGGATGGTTACCGGGCTATTGCCATGATCGACAAGAAAGGAGCGGAGCTTATCTCCCGTAATAATCTTCCTTTCGATAAATATTATCCCATCAATAAATTGCTGAAAGATTGGCAGATCAATGCTGTAATTGACGGCGAGGTCCTGGTGTTGAATGATAAGGGAGTCTCCGATTTTGGAGCGCTGCAAAACTGGCGGAGCGAGGCCGATGGCAATTTGGTTTATTATGTTTTCGATATCCTTTGGTATGAAGGCAAAAACCTGATGGGATTGCCACTTAAACAACGCCAGGCTATCCTAAGTGCGGTTCTTCCTACCAATGACGATCGCATCCGCCAAAGCAAAGTTTTTGATACCGGCGGGATCGAATTTTTTAACGCCGCCGAAAGGATTGGCCTGGAAGGTATCATCGCTAAAAAAGCCAGCAGTGTTTATACTTCCGATCTCCGCTCAAAAGAGTGGCTCAAAATAAAAGTTCACCGCAGGCAGGAAGTGATCATTGCCGGCTTTACCAAAAATGCCGGCACCTCCAAATCGTTCAGCGCGTTGATACTTGCTTTATATGATGATAAGGGCAAACTACAGTATGCCGGTAAAGTGGGTACAGGCTTTTCTGATAAACTGCAGAAAGAGATGATGGAGCAATTTAAGCCGCTTATTACCGATAAAAGTCCGTTTGAGGTGGAGCCTGATGTGGATAAGCCGTCAAGGTTCAGGCCGCAGCGCTTAGGGGCCAAACCCACCTGGCTTAAACCCGAATTGGTTTGTGAGGTGGCATTTGCCGAGGTAACCGGCGATGGGGTATTCAGACAAGCCTCTTTTAAAGGGATGCGTACCGATAAAAAGACAAAGGACGTTGTACTGGAAACTCCGAAACCTACAGCAGAAACGGTAGAGGAGGCCGAAGGAGCTGATAATGATACACACGCTAAAGCCATTAAACCCGTGAAAAATACTGATCGGAAAACCCTGCTTAATCCGAAAGACGAAACCCAGGTACGCAAAATTTGCGGGCATGAGCTCAAATTTACACACCTGAGCAAAGTTTACTGGCCCGAAGATGGCGTAACCAAGCGGGATATGTTTAATTACTATTACCAGGCCGCTGAATATATTTTACCTTATTTAAAAGACAGGCCAATGTCGCTCAACAGGTTTCCCAATGGTATTCATGGGCCAAGTTTTTACCAAAAGGATGTGAAAGGTAAAGCACCCGATTGGATCACTAAAACTTTCCCGTACACCACCAGCGAAGGGGAGCATAAAGAATATTTAGTTGGGTCTGACGAATCTTATTTACTGTGGATGGCATCATTGGGGTGTATTGAAATGAACCCCTGGTTTAGCCGGGTGAAATCTCCGGATAATCCTGATTACTGTGTGATCGACCTCGACCCGGATAAAAACACGTTCGACCAGGTTATTGCGGCTGCTTTGGAAGTGAAAAAAGTATTGGATGCTGTAGATGTGCCGTCGTGTTGTAAAACATCGGGCTCAACAGGGATGCACATTTATATCCCGCTGGGGGCGAAGTATGATTACGATCAGTCGCAAATGTTTGCGCGCCTCGTGGTGGGCATTGTTCACAAGCAAATTCCCGATTATACAAGTCTGGAACGTATGGTAGCCAAACGAAATGGTAAAATGTATCTTGATTTTTTGCAGAACCGTCCGGGAGCTACCATTGCCGGCCCGTATTCATTAAGGCCCAAACCAGGTGCTACCGTTTCCATGCCCCTGCATTGGGACGAAGTTAAACCCGGCCTCACCATGAAAGATTTTACCATTTTCAATTCCATTGATCGCCTTAAAGAAACCGGCGACCTTTTTAAAGGTGTGCTGGCAAAAGGCATCGACCTGGAAAAAACTATTAAGAAGGCGAAGAGTGTGTTTGAGTGA
- a CDS encoding DUF3606 domain-containing protein — protein sequence MNNRNKAGLHDNSLINTSENYEVEYWANKFGVRPERLKTAVRAVGNSAAAVAKFLNNK from the coding sequence ATGAACAACAGGAACAAAGCGGGATTGCATGACAACAGCCTCATCAATACCAGCGAAAATTATGAGGTTGAGTACTGGGCAAACAAATTTGGTGTTCGCCCCGAAAGGTTAAAAACAGCAGTACGTGCTGTTGGAAATTCAGCAGCCGCAGTAGCCAAGTTTTTGAACAACAAATAG
- a CDS encoding sugar MFS transporter: protein MAQATSSVLESPVKKSAINPIVIIGALFFIFGFVTWMNGTLIPYLKIACELSTREAYFVTTAFYIAYVVMGIPAGKTIKKFGFKNGMAIGLFVMALGALIFIPAAMSRTYGIFLIGLFVQGTGLTVLQTASNPYITILGPAETAARRISIMGICNKIAGALAPVILGTVVLANIDSITEKLKTLSATEKALELNELASRVIMPYSIMVVVLILLAILIYFSSLPEINTEHEDETVAAANTNKTSIVQFPHLMLGVATLFVYVGAEVIAGDSISLYGTSQHIPLSTAKFFTSCTLISMIAGYLVGVFCIPKLITQQKALVGSAILGILLTIATLLTHGYASVFCIALLGLANSLMWPAIWPLALAGLGRFTKIASSLLVMGIAGGAVLPPLYGYFSEKFSAQSAYILLIPIYLFILFYSTIGHKAGRQNIKA, encoded by the coding sequence ATGGCCCAGGCAACAAGTTCAGTACTCGAATCGCCGGTAAAAAAATCAGCGATAAACCCGATAGTTATTATCGGGGCCTTATTTTTCATTTTTGGTTTTGTAACCTGGATGAATGGTACACTCATTCCCTACTTAAAAATAGCGTGTGAGCTGAGTACCAGGGAAGCATATTTTGTAACTACAGCTTTTTACATTGCTTACGTTGTTATGGGCATCCCTGCAGGTAAAACCATCAAAAAGTTTGGCTTTAAAAACGGAATGGCCATAGGCTTATTTGTAATGGCTTTAGGCGCATTGATATTTATCCCCGCTGCAATGAGCCGTACTTACGGGATATTTTTAATCGGCCTGTTTGTTCAGGGTACCGGACTAACTGTGTTACAAACCGCTTCAAACCCCTATATCACTATTTTAGGGCCTGCCGAAACTGCCGCCCGACGGATCAGTATTATGGGGATCTGTAACAAAATTGCCGGCGCTTTGGCTCCTGTAATTTTGGGCACGGTGGTACTTGCCAATATTGATTCGATAACCGAAAAACTTAAAACTTTGAGTGCAACAGAAAAGGCACTGGAGTTAAATGAGCTGGCATCAAGGGTGATTATGCCTTACAGCATCATGGTGGTAGTTTTGATTTTGCTGGCCATTCTTATTTATTTTTCGTCGTTACCGGAGATCAACACCGAGCATGAAGACGAAACCGTAGCTGCGGCAAATACCAATAAAACAAGTATTGTACAGTTTCCGCATCTGATGCTTGGGGTAGCAACCTTGTTTGTTTATGTAGGTGCCGAAGTTATTGCCGGCGATTCAATTTCACTTTACGGCACTTCTCAGCATATCCCATTATCAACAGCTAAGTTTTTTACATCATGTACTTTGATCTCCATGATTGCGGGCTACCTGGTTGGTGTTTTCTGTATCCCGAAACTAATCACACAACAGAAAGCGTTGGTAGGTTCGGCAATTTTGGGCATCCTTTTAACCATTGCAACGTTGCTAACTCATGGCTATGCATCGGTGTTTTGTATTGCATTGCTTGGTTTGGCCAATTCGTTAATGTGGCCGGCTATATGGCCGCTGGCATTGGCCGGTTTAGGCCGGTTTACCAAAATAGCATCTTCATTATTGGTTATGGGTATTGCAGGCGGCGCTGTTTTACCTCCGCTCTACGGCTATTTTTCGGAGAAGTTTTCGGCGCAGTCTGCCTATATTTTGCTTATTCCTATTTATCTGTTTATTCTTTTTTATTCAACAATAGGGCATAAGGCCGGCAGGCAAAACATAAAAGCCTGA
- a CDS encoding carbohydrate-binding family 9-like protein, producing MKEVYAPFIPGTYNENNLDELSVLLEKGKKYAIDNLLWSDTGYFPSVSFSIAHTGDGIALKYFVKEQHTSATYKTVNDPVYKDSCVEFFISFGDGQYYNLEFNALGTALVGFGEDRHGRTPVPDDRVSSIKALSNINWAENTDGFNTWDLTLLVPFDVFIYHDIKTLNGTTSQANFFKCGDDLPQPHFISWSNIDSPVPDFHLSQFFGTIKFI from the coding sequence GTGAAGGAAGTTTACGCCCCCTTTATTCCGGGTACTTACAATGAAAATAACCTTGATGAGCTATCTGTTTTGCTCGAAAAAGGAAAAAAGTACGCTATCGATAATCTTTTATGGAGTGATACAGGATATTTTCCATCGGTTAGTTTTTCAATAGCACATACCGGGGATGGTATCGCATTAAAGTATTTTGTAAAAGAGCAACATACCAGCGCGACTTATAAAACAGTAAACGACCCTGTTTATAAAGACAGCTGTGTTGAATTTTTTATAAGTTTTGGCGATGGCCAATATTACAACCTGGAATTTAATGCCCTCGGGACTGCACTGGTAGGCTTCGGTGAAGACCGCCACGGAAGGACCCCGGTTCCCGATGATCGGGTGAGCAGCATAAAAGCCCTGAGTAATATCAATTGGGCTGAAAATACAGATGGTTTTAATACCTGGGATTTGACATTGCTGGTCCCTTTTGATGTTTTTATTTATCATGATATCAAAACATTAAATGGAACTACCAGTCAAGCAAACTTTTTTAAATGCGGCGATGACCTGCCCCAACCACATTTTATAAGCTGGAGCAACATAGACAGCCCCGTGCCTGATTTTCATTTGTCGCAGTTTTTTGGAACGATAAAATTCATTTAA
- a CDS encoding FAD-binding protein gives MKRKTFIQLSTTLMASPLLSSLESFAQQPRLQNWSGNLTYSTGNVFYPKSVEEVQQLIKKHDKIKALGTRHCFNTIADSKDNLLSTRDLNKVVSLDRQNHTVTVEGGIKYGELAPYLHKEGFALHNLASLPHISVAGSITTATHGSGVKNGNLSSAVLGLEIVKADGSIVHLSKTKDAAKLNAAVVGLGALGVITKVTLQIQPTYMMKQHVFTGLPMSELKQHFEKIVSAGYSVSLFTDWQSHHINEVWIKSRIGTDKDENLKEFYGAKAATQNLHPIIALSAENCTEQMGVPGPWYERLPHFKMGFTPSSGKELQSEFFVPFDHAVEAIEAVARLGKQIGPHLFITEIRTIAADDLWMSPAHNQKSVAIHFTWKQETEAVLKLLPQIERELSPFKARPHWGKIFTIPAKTLAARYEKMDAFKALVAEYDPHGKFRNQFLTQELYNS, from the coding sequence ATGAAAAGAAAAACTTTCATTCAATTAAGTACTACCTTGATGGCATCTCCCTTATTATCATCACTCGAATCATTTGCACAACAACCCCGCCTGCAAAACTGGTCGGGCAATTTAACTTACAGCACGGGCAATGTATTTTACCCCAAATCGGTTGAAGAAGTACAACAACTGATTAAAAAACACGATAAAATAAAAGCCCTGGGCACAAGGCACTGCTTTAATACCATTGCTGATAGTAAAGATAACCTGCTCTCCACACGCGACCTGAACAAGGTGGTATCACTTGACAGGCAAAATCATACTGTTACTGTTGAAGGCGGGATAAAATACGGCGAACTTGCGCCATACCTGCATAAAGAAGGCTTTGCCCTGCATAACCTGGCCTCTTTGCCACACATTTCAGTAGCAGGGTCAATTACAACGGCCACACATGGCTCGGGCGTAAAAAACGGCAATCTTTCAAGCGCGGTGCTTGGTTTGGAGATTGTTAAAGCTGATGGAAGTATTGTTCATCTTTCAAAAACAAAAGATGCAGCTAAGCTAAATGCAGCAGTGGTTGGGCTTGGCGCCTTAGGCGTAATCACTAAAGTTACATTGCAAATACAGCCAACTTACATGATGAAGCAACATGTATTTACCGGCTTGCCTATGAGCGAATTAAAGCAGCATTTTGAAAAAATTGTTTCGGCCGGGTATAGTGTCAGCCTGTTTACCGACTGGCAAAGCCACCATATTAACGAGGTTTGGATAAAAAGCCGGATAGGTACAGATAAAGATGAAAACCTGAAAGAGTTTTACGGGGCAAAAGCGGCTACCCAAAACCTGCACCCTATCATAGCGCTCTCTGCAGAAAACTGTACCGAACAAATGGGCGTTCCCGGCCCCTGGTATGAGCGGTTGCCGCATTTTAAAATGGGGTTTACACCAAGCAGCGGCAAAGAACTGCAATCAGAGTTTTTTGTGCCCTTTGATCATGCTGTGGAGGCTATTGAAGCTGTGGCGCGATTAGGGAAGCAGATTGGCCCGCACCTCTTTATTACCGAGATCCGTACCATTGCCGCTGATGATTTGTGGATGAGCCCTGCGCATAATCAGAAATCGGTGGCTATCCATTTCACCTGGAAACAGGAAACAGAAGCCGTCTTGAAATTACTCCCTCAAATTGAACGGGAGCTTTCTCCGTTTAAGGCAAGGCCGCACTGGGGTAAGATCTTTACCATTCCGGCTAAAACATTAGCGGCACGTTACGAAAAGATGGATGCTTTTAAAGCTCTGGTTGCCGAATATGATCCGCATGGAAAATTCAGGAACCAATTTTTAACACAAGAACTTTATAATTCCTGA
- a CDS encoding RNA-binding protein, whose amino-acid sequence MIKLFIVGFPRDMEEIELVELFSAYGTVSTVRIITDKDSGISKGYGFLEMTDEAGAQRAIDAMNGATIDEREISVRVAEQKHQPQQQQQFSKPKAGFNKVKPQGYNKPRFPRENNRYEQQEAAAPVRAKRPRRQQP is encoded by the coding sequence ATGATTAAGCTTTTTATCGTGGGTTTTCCACGAGATATGGAAGAAATTGAACTTGTTGAACTGTTCAGTGCTTATGGCACGGTAAGTACCGTGCGGATAATTACCGATAAAGACAGCGGCATTAGTAAAGGTTATGGTTTTTTAGAAATGACTGATGAGGCAGGCGCTCAACGTGCAATTGACGCTATGAACGGTGCTACTATCGATGAGCGTGAAATAAGCGTGAGGGTAGCTGAGCAAAAGCACCAGCCGCAGCAACAGCAGCAATTTTCAAAACCCAAAGCTGGTTTTAACAAAGTAAAGCCGCAAGGTTATAATAAGCCCCGCTTTCCGCGCGAAAACAATCGTTATGAGCAACAGGAAGCAGCTGCGCCGGTTAGGGCAAAGCGCCCGCGCAGGCAGCAGCCATAA